Below is a window of Burkholderia multivorans ATCC BAA-247 DNA.
TGATGTCGCTGGCCGCGCTCGCGATCAGCGCGCTCACGCTGTGGGCCGCGCGCAGCGAAGTCGTCGAGCATGCGCATGAAACGTCGCGCAACGTCGCCGCGGTGCTCGTCAGCGAGATCGCGCGGACCGTCGAAACGTCGAACGCCGCGCTCGTCGCGCTGGCGTCCGACCTCGGCAATCCGGCCGTGCGACGCATGGACGCCGGCTTGCGGCACGACCTGCTGTTCGAGCGCACGGCCGCGCAGTACGTGACGGGAATGGGCGTGACGGACCGGTACGGCCGGCTGATCGACGGATGCTGCAGTTCGTCGCATCGCTGGGATTTCAGCGATCGCGACTATTTCAACGTCCATCGCGAGGCGGACGGCGTCGGGCTTTACGTGTCGCAAGCGTATCGCGCACGCTCGCGCGGCGGCGCCGAATCGATTGCGCTGTCGCGGCGCATCGAGCGGCCGGACCATACGTTCGATGGCATTGCCGTCGTCGCGATCGACCTCGCGTACTTCGGCCAGTTGCTGTCGCGGCTGAACGTCGGGCCGCACGGCGTCACGGCGATCCTGCGCGCGGACGGCACGATCCTCGCGAGAAACCCGCCGCTCAGCGAGCATCAGATGACGCGCCTGCGCCGCGCGAAGTCGTTCGAGCGCATGGTGAGCCGCGAGTCGGGGTTCTATGCCGCGCATTCGTCGATCGACGGCACGTTGCGTCTGTATACGTTCCAGCGCGTGCCCGGCACGCCACTGATCGCGGTCGTCGCGCCGGCCGAGCGCGACGTGCTGGCCGGCATCACGCGGCTGTCGTGGACGGTCGGCGTGTCGGCGTCGGTGATCTGCGCGCTGTTCTGCGCGGTGGTCTGGCTGCTTGCGTTCGCGTTGCGCGACAATCTGCGCAAGCAGCAGCGGCTGACCGACCTCGCGTGCACCGATCCGCTGACGGGCCTGCACAACCGCCGCGCGCTCGATGCGATGCTCGTCGACGCGTGCGCGCGGCTGCAGCGCGGCGACGGCGGCAGCCTGTCGGTGCTGTTCATCGATGCCGATCGCTTCAAGCAGTACAACGACCGCTACGGGCATGCGCACGGCGACACGGCGCTGCGCTTTCTCGCCGCCTGCATTCGCGCGCATGTATGCCGGCGCGGCGACGTCGCCGCGCGATACGGCGGCGAGGAATTCGTCGCGGTGCTGCCCGATACCGACGCGCGCGGCGCGATGCAGATCGCGGACGCGATCCGCCGCGACGTCGAACGCAACCGGCTCGACGGATTTGCGGATCCGGTGCCCGCGTTCACGGTCAGCATCGGCTGCGCGACGGCCGACCGCGCGCGTGCGGCATCGGCCGATGCATTGGCGCGTCGCGCCGACCGTGCGCTGTATACGGCGAAGCACCGCGGCCGCAATCGCGTGTGCCACGCCGACGTCGAAACCGCCGCGCCAGCCGAACCGGCGATCGTCTAGCGCCCGCACAGCGCACCCTCGCACGCCGCACGGCGACTGCGCCGCGTCGCGCGATGCACCGCACGGCGGCACGACGCGCAACAAATCCGTAACGGCCACGTCACGATCGATCCCGACAATTCGCCATCTTCGGCTTTCAGGATGGAGTGCTGCATGTTCGCGTCATCGAATCGTTTCGCGCTGCACGTGGCCGCGCTGTCGAGTGCGATCGTTCTTGCCGCGTGCGGCGGCGGCGACGATGTCGTCGCCACCGACACGCCGCAGGCGGCCGTACCGGCGCCGCCGCCCGATCCCGGCTTCGTCGACAGCGCGCCGGTGCCGAGCGTGCCCGCGTTCGTCGACACCATCGCGACCAACCAGCGCGGCGACGCGCGCTACGCGACGCTGTCGACGAACGCGGCCGTGCGCGTGCTGAGCCGCTTCCTCGACCTGTGGCAGCCGTCGACGATGCTCGTCGACGCGGGCGTCAGCGCGCCGGCCGACGGCGCGTTTCCCGCGATCTCGCCGTCAACGTGCTCCGGGCTGCCCGACAGCGGCACGCCGTGCGGGACGATCCTGAACGCGGCGGTGCTGTCCGCGAACGTGCAATACGTGATCGATGCGACGACCGCGCGCACGCCGCAGCAGGCCGACGCCGCGTACTTCGACGACCGGCGCGGCAAAGGGTACAGCGTGACCGACGGGATGGGACCGCTGACCGCCGCGTGGCACACCGCGGCACAGCAGACGACGAGCATCACGAGCGTGCCGGCCGACGCGACGACCGTGCTGTACAACGACACCGGCAACAACGTCGGCGTCGGCGGCACCGCGAACGCCGGTTTCGGCAAAGTGGTCGATCTGCTGAACGAAATGGGCAGCAACGCGTCGACGGAGCCGGCGAAGCGCTTCTACAAATACGCACGGCCGTACCGCTGGAGCTCGAGCGTCGTCGTCGCGCCGACGCTCGTGCCGGCGAAAAGCACGACGCCCGCGACCGACGGCGGTTTCGTCAGCGGCCACACGGCCGAAGCGGTGCGCGATGCGGTGACGATGGCGTGGCTCGTGCCGGAGCGCTTCCAGGAAATGGTCGGCCGCGGGCTGGAACTCGGCGAGAACCGGATCCTCGCCGGCATGCACTCGCCGCTCGACGTGATCGGCGGACGCATGCTCGCGCTCGCGGTCAGCGCGGCGAACCTCACCGTGTACGCGAACGATGCGCAGGCCGCGTACGCGCAGGCGCACCAGACGCTGCAGCAGCTCACCGGCACGACCGACGCGACCTTCGCCGCGTTCGCGCATTCGGGCACCGCGGCCACCGACCGGTTCGCCGACTATGCGACGAACAAGGCCGCATTCCTGCGCCGGATGACGTTCGGCTTCGCGCCGATCGAGCCGACCGATGCACCGCCCGTCGTGCCGAAGGGCGCGGAGATCCTGCTGCTGACGCGCTTCCCGTATCTGAGCGCGGACCAGCGCCGCGTCGTGCTGAAGACCACCGAAATGCCGTCCGGCTATCCGGTGATGGACGATGCGGAAGGCTGGGGCCGGCTGAACCTGTTCGCCGCCGCCGACGGGTACGGCGCGTTCAACGGCAACGTGACCGTGTCGATGGACGGATCGAAAGGCGGGCTGAACGCGGCCGACGTGTGGCGCAACGACATCGCAGGCGCCGGCAAGCTGACGCTGCAAGGCAGCGGCACGCTCACGCTTGCGGGCAACAACCGCTATGCCGGCGGCACGCAGGTCGCCGGCGGCACGCTCACGGCCGCATCGGCGTCCGCGTTCGGCAGCGGCGACGTGTACGTCGGCACGGGCGGCAGCGTGCGGATCGCGGCGGCCGCGCCGGTGACGATCGCGACGCGCTATACGCAGCTCGACGGCGCGACGCTGGAACTCGACATTGACGGCAACGGCGGCGGGCGTCTGCGCGTCGGCGGCCCGTTGACGATCGCGGGCGGCACGCTGCGCGTGAAATTCGTGAACGGCTATGCGCCGAAGGCCGGCGATACGATCGCGCTGGTCGACGGCGCGGCGGCGGCAGCGAAATTCTCGACGGTGATCGTCGACGGGTTCCACGCAACGCCGGTGTACACGGCAACGGGCGTGTCGGTCGTGCTGTCCGCCGCGTGAGCGGCGTTCGATGGACCGCGCGGCGTAACGCGCGCGGTCGGTCGTACGACACGCATCACCGGCTCAGTGATGCTCGTACGGACGCTGCGTGTCGACCGACGCGACCGATGTGACCAACGCGACGTGCGCGTTCGCGCCGGCGTTCGGCTGTGCGGCCGCCGCTTGCGATTGCTGCGCGGCGACCTTCGCCTCGGCGGCCTGGATGTCGTCCGGATAGGACGGATCGGTGCCGACCGGCCGGTAGCCGGCCTGCTCGACGCGCACCAGATCGGCGCGCACGTCGGCCCGCGTGACGGGGCCGTTGGCGGTTTGCGCGAATGCGACGAGCGGCGCGCTCAATGCACAGGAAAGCACGACTGCACGGATCCAGCTGTTCATGATGTTCACCTTTGAAAATGACGTGTTCGCGTCCGCTGACGAAGCCGGACTTCCGCTCCCCATCGATGCGATGAAGAGTCCGGTTCATTCTGCGATTCACGCGCTTTCCGGAAGGTGAGCCTTTCATTACGGTGGTGTTATCCGCGCGCCGCCGCGTCGCCGTCGTGCGTTCATGCGTTCATGCGCTCATGCGCCCGGGTCGATCGTGCGCACCTGCGGAATCATCGCGGCCTGGCCGCGCACGATGCCGCCCGCGTCGACGAGTTGCCACACGGTCGCGCGCTCGATCCAGAAACGCTTGCCGGACTTCGTCACGCGCACGCCGCGGTAGTCGGACACGAAGCCGTCGCGCGCGACCTTCTCGAGGAACGACTGCCGCTCGCGCCGCTCCATCGGTTCCGCCGACAGCCGCGACGGCAACGCGGTCAGTTCGTCCCAGCCATATTCGAAGATCGCCTGCGCGCGCTTGTTGCCGTACACGAACACCGGATCGGCCGAGGTGTCGTGCGCGAGGATACCGAACGGCGCGGCGTCGTACAGCCATGCGGCGCCGTCCGCCGCGTTCAGGCCGTCAGGCACGAGCGGCCGGTTCAGAAGCCGGCAATACGAGTCGGCGAGAAGAAGGAAGAAGTCTGCATCGGTGCGCAACGACATCGGTCAAGCTCCTGGCAATCGTCGGCACAGGCGGATGGTCGGGGTTCGACATTATGGACGAAGCGATGCGCGGCTGTCGGCACCGGCGCGAGGGCGGCGCCGTGTTGCCGTGCGGGTGCTCCGCATTGCCCGGGCGACGAAACGCGTTCGGCCATCGCGTACGCGCGCAGCACCGATCGGCAAACGCCAAATTCGAGATCCTCGGCCCGGGTGCACAGATAACGGCTTCGTAATCTTCGGGTCAGCGACGGGTCAACGCCGCGACGGCAGACTGCACGCTTGTCGCAACGAATGCGAATCCGAGCCCTGCATCGAGGAGCAACATCATGTGGATCGTCCGGCTGGCGCTGCGCAGGCCCTACACGTTCGTCGTACTCGCGCTCTTGATCTTCATCGCTGGACCGCTCGCGCTGCTGCGCACGCCGACCGACATCTTTCCGAGCATCGACATTCCGGTCGTCAGCATCGTGTGGTCGTACAACGGCTTCTCGGCCGAGGACATGGCGAAGCGGATCACGTCGAACTACGAACGCGCGCTCACGTCCGACGTCGACGACATCGAGCACATCGAGTCGCAGTCGCTGAACGGCGTGTCGGTCGTGAAGATCTTTTTCCACCCGGGCGCCGACATCAACCGCGCGATCGCCGAAGCCGCGAGCAATGCGGCGTCGATCCTGCGGATCCTGCCGCCCGGCACGCTGCCGCCGAACATCATCACGTACAACGCGTCGACGGTGCCGATCCTGCAGCTCGGCCTGTCGAGCGACACGCTCGCCGAACAGCAGCTGTACGACCTCGGCAACAGCTTCATCCGCACGCAGCTCGCGACCGTGCAGGGCGCCGCCGTGCCGCTGCCGTTCGGCGGCAAGATCCGGCAGATCGTCGTCGATCTCGATACGCGCGCGCTGCAGGCGAAGGGGCTCGCGCCGATCGACGTCGTAAACGCGATCAACGCGCAGAACCTCATCCTGCCGGGCGGCACCGCGAAGATCGGTACGCGCGAATACAACGTGCAGATGAACGGCAGCACGCAGACCGTCGCCGCACTGAATAACCTGCCGGTGAGGACGGTCGGCGGCAACGTCGTGTACGTGCGCGACGTCGCGCACGTCCGCGACGGCTATGCGCCGCAGACCAACATCGTGCGTGCGGACGGCCGGCGCGCGGCGCTGCTGACGGTCGAGAAGACGGGCAGCACATCGACGCTGACGATCATCGACCAGGTGAAGGCGATGCTGCCCAAGATCGAGGCCGGACTGCCGAAGGCGCTGCACATCGCGCCGCTCGACGATCAGTCGGTGTTCGTGAAGGCGGCGGTGCAGGGCGTCGTGCGCGAAGCGCTGATCGCCGCGTGCCTGACCGCGCTGATGATCCTGCTGTTTCTCGGCAGCTGGCGCGCGACGCTGATCATCGCGGTCTCGATTCCGCTCGCGGTGCTGACGTCGCTGCTCGCGCTGTCGGCGCTCGGCCAGACGATCAACATCATGACGCTCGGCGGGCTCGCGCTTGCGGTCGGGATCCTCGTCGACGACGCCACCGTCGCGATCGAGAACATCACGCATCATCTCGAACTCGGTGCGCCGCTCGAGGACGCGATCCTGACCGGCGCGGGCGAAATCGCGGTGCCGACCTTCGTGTCGACGCTGTCGATCTGCATCGTGTTCGTGCCGATGTTCCTGCTGACCGGCGTCGCGCGCTACCTGTTCGTGCCGCTCGCCGAGGCCGTGATCTTCGCGATGATCGCGTCGTACTTCTTCTCGCGCACGCTGGTGCCGACGCTCGCGATGGCACTGATGCGCGCGAAGCGCCAGGGCCGGCCACCGCGCGGCATGTTCGCGCGGCTCGCGCGGTTCCAGGCCGCGTTCGAACACCGCTTCGAGGCCGTGCGGCTGCGCTACCGCGCGCTGCTGTCCGCGGCGATCGCGCGACGCCGCCGCTTCGCGGCCGCGTTCCTGCTCGCGTGCATCGCGTCGACCGGCCTGTATGCATTTGCCGGGCAGGATTTCTTCCCGTCGGTCGACACCGGCGAGATTCGCCTGCACCTGCGCGCGCCGACCGGCACGCGGATCGAGGAAACCGCGCGGCTCACCGATGAAGTCGAAGCGAAGATCCGCACCGTGATTCCGCCGCGCGAACTCGCGGGCGTGCTCGACAACATCGGCGTGCCGGTGAGCGGGATCAACCTCACGTACGACTCGTCGGACCCGATCGGCAGCGAGGACGCAGACGTGATGATCACCCTGAAGCCCGATCACGCGCCGACCGCCGCGTATGTCGCGACGCTGCGCAACGTGCTTGCGCAGTCGTTCCCCGGCGTCACATTCGCGTTCCTGCCGGCCGACATCGTCAGCCAGATCCTGAATTTCGGCTTGCCTGCGCCGATCGACATCCAGATCGTCGGCAACAAGCTCGACCGGAACCGTGCGGTCGCGAATGCACTGCTCGCGAAGCTGCGCGGCGTGCGCGGGCTCGTCGACGCGCGCATCCAGCAGCCCGGCGACGAGCCCGCGATCGACGTGAACGTCGATCGCACGAAGGCGATCCAGGCCGGCCTCCAACAGCGCGACGTCGCGCAGAACCTGCTGATCGCGCTGTCCGGCAGCTCGCAGACGACGCCGAACTTCTGGCTCGATCCGCGCAACGGCGTCAGCTATCCGGTGCTCGTGCAGACGCCGCAGTACACGGTGAACTCGCTGCAGGCGCTCGCGAACGTGCCGCTGCCGACGAGCGCCGCGCGCGCGCCGCAGACGCCGGCCGGCGGCCCGGCCGCCGGTGCGCCCGCGCAGAACCTGCTCGGCGCGCTCGGCACGTTCTCGCGTGCGACGCAGCAGGCCGTCGTGTCGCACTACAACGTGCAGCCGGTGCTCGACATCTTCGCGTCGGTGCAGGGGCGCGATCTCGGCGGCGTGACCGCGGACGTGACGAAGCTCGTCGACGACGCGCGCGCGCAACTGCCGCCCGGCTCGTCGATCGTGCTGCGCGGCCAGGTGCAGGCGATGCACGAATCGTTCACGGGCCTGCTCGGCGGACTCGTGCTCGCGATCTCGCTCGTCTATCTGCTGATGGTCGTGAACTTCCAGTCGTGGCTCGACCCGCTCGTGATCGTCGGCGGGCTCCCCGCGTCGCTCGCCGGCATCGCATGGATGCTGTTCGTCACGCGCACCACGCTGTCGGTGCCCGCGCTGACCGGCACGATCCTGTGCATCGGCATCGCGACCGCGAACAGCATTCTCGTCGTGAACACCGCGCGCGAACAGCTTGCCGGCGGCGCGTCGCCGTGGCAGGCCGCGCTCGAAGCCGGCTTCAGCCGCTTCCGTCCGGTCCTGATGACGGCGCTCGCGATGCTGATCGGCATGCTGCCGATGGCGCTCGGTCTCGGCGACGGCGGCGAGCAGAACGCGCCGCTCGGACGCGCGGTGATCGGCGGGCTCGCGTTCGGCACGCTGTCGACGCTGCTGTTCGTCCCGGTGCTGTTCGGCTTCGTCCACGCGTGGCTCGCACGGCGCCGCGCGGCGGCCGCCGAACGCGCCACACCCGACACGCCCGCACTGCGCTGAACGCGGCTGCCCGCCCTTTCCATTCGAATCGACCGACTGGGGAATTCCTCATGACCGACCCGACCCTCGAACCGCTC
It encodes the following:
- a CDS encoding DUF4148 domain-containing protein codes for the protein MNSWIRAVVLSCALSAPLVAFAQTANGPVTRADVRADLVRVEQAGYRPVGTDPSYPDDIQAAEAKVAAQQSQAAAAQPNAGANAHVALVTSVASVDTQRPYEHH
- a CDS encoding efflux RND transporter permease subunit; amino-acid sequence: MWIVRLALRRPYTFVVLALLIFIAGPLALLRTPTDIFPSIDIPVVSIVWSYNGFSAEDMAKRITSNYERALTSDVDDIEHIESQSLNGVSVVKIFFHPGADINRAIAEAASNAASILRILPPGTLPPNIITYNASTVPILQLGLSSDTLAEQQLYDLGNSFIRTQLATVQGAAVPLPFGGKIRQIVVDLDTRALQAKGLAPIDVVNAINAQNLILPGGTAKIGTREYNVQMNGSTQTVAALNNLPVRTVGGNVVYVRDVAHVRDGYAPQTNIVRADGRRAALLTVEKTGSTSTLTIIDQVKAMLPKIEAGLPKALHIAPLDDQSVFVKAAVQGVVREALIAACLTALMILLFLGSWRATLIIAVSIPLAVLTSLLALSALGQTINIMTLGGLALAVGILVDDATVAIENITHHLELGAPLEDAILTGAGEIAVPTFVSTLSICIVFVPMFLLTGVARYLFVPLAEAVIFAMIASYFFSRTLVPTLAMALMRAKRQGRPPRGMFARLARFQAAFEHRFEAVRLRYRALLSAAIARRRRFAAAFLLACIASTGLYAFAGQDFFPSVDTGEIRLHLRAPTGTRIEETARLTDEVEAKIRTVIPPRELAGVLDNIGVPVSGINLTYDSSDPIGSEDADVMITLKPDHAPTAAYVATLRNVLAQSFPGVTFAFLPADIVSQILNFGLPAPIDIQIVGNKLDRNRAVANALLAKLRGVRGLVDARIQQPGDEPAIDVNVDRTKAIQAGLQQRDVAQNLLIALSGSSQTTPNFWLDPRNGVSYPVLVQTPQYTVNSLQALANVPLPTSAARAPQTPAGGPAAGAPAQNLLGALGTFSRATQQAVVSHYNVQPVLDIFASVQGRDLGGVTADVTKLVDDARAQLPPGSSIVLRGQVQAMHESFTGLLGGLVLAISLVYLLMVVNFQSWLDPLVIVGGLPASLAGIAWMLFVTRTTLSVPALTGTILCIGIATANSILVVNTAREQLAGGASPWQAALEAGFSRFRPVLMTALAMLIGMLPMALGLGDGGEQNAPLGRAVIGGLAFGTLSTLLFVPVLFGFVHAWLARRRAAAAERATPDTPALR
- a CDS encoding MEKHLA domain-containing protein; protein product: MSLRTDADFFLLLADSYCRLLNRPLVPDGLNAADGAAWLYDAAPFGILAHDTSADPVFVYGNKRAQAIFEYGWDELTALPSRLSAEPMERRERQSFLEKVARDGFVSDYRGVRVTKSGKRFWIERATVWQLVDAGGIVRGQAAMIPQVRTIDPGA
- a CDS encoding phosphatase PAP2 family protein — its product is MFASSNRFALHVAALSSAIVLAACGGGDDVVATDTPQAAVPAPPPDPGFVDSAPVPSVPAFVDTIATNQRGDARYATLSTNAAVRVLSRFLDLWQPSTMLVDAGVSAPADGAFPAISPSTCSGLPDSGTPCGTILNAAVLSANVQYVIDATTARTPQQADAAYFDDRRGKGYSVTDGMGPLTAAWHTAAQQTTSITSVPADATTVLYNDTGNNVGVGGTANAGFGKVVDLLNEMGSNASTEPAKRFYKYARPYRWSSSVVVAPTLVPAKSTTPATDGGFVSGHTAEAVRDAVTMAWLVPERFQEMVGRGLELGENRILAGMHSPLDVIGGRMLALAVSAANLTVYANDAQAAYAQAHQTLQQLTGTTDATFAAFAHSGTAATDRFADYATNKAAFLRRMTFGFAPIEPTDAPPVVPKGAEILLLTRFPYLSADQRRVVLKTTEMPSGYPVMDDAEGWGRLNLFAAADGYGAFNGNVTVSMDGSKGGLNAADVWRNDIAGAGKLTLQGSGTLTLAGNNRYAGGTQVAGGTLTAASASAFGSGDVYVGTGGSVRIAAAAPVTIATRYTQLDGATLELDIDGNGGGRLRVGGPLTIAGGTLRVKFVNGYAPKAGDTIALVDGAAAAAKFSTVIVDGFHATPVYTATGVSVVLSAA
- a CDS encoding GGDEF domain-containing protein; this encodes MSASTSIEKIADWAGRHTLFVGALGTLMSLAALAISALTLWAARSEVVEHAHETSRNVAAVLVSEIARTVETSNAALVALASDLGNPAVRRMDAGLRHDLLFERTAAQYVTGMGVTDRYGRLIDGCCSSSHRWDFSDRDYFNVHREADGVGLYVSQAYRARSRGGAESIALSRRIERPDHTFDGIAVVAIDLAYFGQLLSRLNVGPHGVTAILRADGTILARNPPLSEHQMTRLRRAKSFERMVSRESGFYAAHSSIDGTLRLYTFQRVPGTPLIAVVAPAERDVLAGITRLSWTVGVSASVICALFCAVVWLLAFALRDNLRKQQRLTDLACTDPLTGLHNRRALDAMLVDACARLQRGDGGSLSVLFIDADRFKQYNDRYGHAHGDTALRFLAACIRAHVCRRGDVAARYGGEEFVAVLPDTDARGAMQIADAIRRDVERNRLDGFADPVPAFTVSIGCATADRARAASADALARRADRALYTAKHRGRNRVCHADVETAAPAEPAIV